The Mus musculus strain C57BL/6J chromosome 2, GRCm38.p6 C57BL/6J genome has a window encoding:
- the Gm38481 gene encoding predicted gene, 38481 → MPEINTSHLDEKQVQLLAEMCILIDENDNKIGADTKKNCHLNENIDKGLLHRAFSVFLFNTENKLLLQQRSDAKITFPGCFTNSCCSHPLSNPGELEENNAIGVKRAAKRRLKAELGIPLEEVDLNEMDYLTRIYYKAQSDGIWGEHEVDYILFLRKNVTLNPDPNEIKSYCYVSKEEVREILKKAASGEIKLTPWFKIIADTFLFKWWDNLNHLSPFVDHEKIHRL, encoded by the coding sequence ATGCCTGAAATAAATACCAGCCATCTTGATGAAAAACAGGTTCAGCTTCTAGCGGAGATGTGTATTCTTATTGATGAAAATGACAATAAAATTGGGGCTGACACCAAGAAAAACTGTCACCTTAATGAAAACATCGACAAAGGATTATTACATCGAGCTTTTAGTGTCTTCTTGTTTAATACTGAAAATAAGCTCCTGTTACAGCAGAGATCAGATGCTAAAATTACCTTTCCAGGTTGTTTCACCAATAGTTGCTGTAGTCATCCATTAAGTAACCCAGGCGAGCTGGAAGAGAACAACGCCATTGGTGTGAAGCGAGCAGCAAAGCGGCGCTTGAAAGCCGAGTTGGGAATACCCTTGGAAGAGGttgatctaaatgaaatggattatCTAACAAGAATTTACTACAAGGCCCAATCTGATGGTATCTGGGGTGAACATGAAGTTGATTACATTCTGTTTCTGAGGAAGAATGTAACCTTGAATCCAGATCCCAACGAGATTAAAAGCTATTGCTATGTatcaaaggaagaagtcagagaaATTTTGAAGAAGGCAGCCAGTGGTGAAATTAAGTTAACTCCGTGGTTTAAGATAATTGCAGATACTTTCCTCTTCAAATGGTGGGATAACTTAAACCATTTGAGTCCATTTGTTGACCATGAGAAAATACATAGATTGTGA